The DNA segment GTTGATAATGATTCGAGTAGTTGGGGGGCTTGGTTAAAAATCGGCGTTGGCGTGGTATCAAGGTTCAAATACTGCGTCTTAAACTCGGCGCGCATCTTTATATAGCAATCATCAGTGCCAACAAGTGCTTGAGCTGCATTTCCTTGTGTTGCACTCGCAGCTGCGTTAATCGACTTCCCTGAAGTCAAACCTTCGGGAAATAACACCTGTAACGCCTGCGTCATCGACAAACCAATCACATTGCGAATATCCGTCTCAGCTGGCACGGGTAACGCCAGCGCCCTTGCCATATTCTCAATGCAAACAATAATCTTGCCGATGGAATCCATTAACGTGCCATCCCAATCAAAAATCACTAAATCATATTTTCGCGGGGTAGAATGACTCACTGACACTTTCACGCTCTCAGGTTATCCGTGGGTAATAGGCGCAGAGAAACACTAAGCGCGCTTTAACTTGCCTAGCAGTTGTTGCAAATTATCATCAAGCGGCGCTGAGACTCGCATCACCTCATCGTTTTCAGGATGAATAAACATTAACTCTGCCGCATGTAAAAACAGTCGAGTCAGACCCAGTGCGCGCATACTGTCATCAAACGCTTGCTCGCTGTATTTTTCATCACAGGCGATAGGATGTCCCATATATTGGCAATGCACCCGAATTTGGTGGGTACGGCCTGTTACAGGGCTCGCCTGCACAAGCGTACAACCTTGATAACGCTGTACAATTTTAAAACGCGTTTCAGAAGGTTTACCTTCGGCATTGACTCGAACGATACGTTCGCCCGACTTAAGTGTCAGTTTTAGCAGTGGTTGTTTAACCACTTTATCCTGCGCCGACCACTCACCTTTCACTAAGGCTAAGTAATCCTTTTGCATCTTTTTATAACGCAGTTGGTCATGCATATGCTTAAGCGCACTGCGTTTTTTCGCCACCAGTAACACGCCCGAGGTGTCTTTATCGAGACGGTGAACCAGTTCTAAAAACTTTTGTTGTGGACGCAAGGAACGCAATGCTTCAATCACACCATAATCGACGCCACTGCCACCATGCACCGCAATACCTGCCGGTTTATTCAATACAATCAGATGATTGTCTTCATGTAAAATACGGTCTTCAAGCTGTGACACTCTGCTCAAGTTTGCGGAAGGCGCGGTACGATTATCCTGCTCAGCCATTCTGACCGGCGGCACGCGAACCACATCACCAATTTGCAATTTGTACTCGGGCTTAATGCGTTTTTTATTCACCCGTACTTCGCCCTTACGGACGATACGGTAAATCATGCTCTTAGGAACGCCCTTGAGCACTGTGATTAAAAAATTGTCGATTCGTTGGTCGAGGTGGTCTTCGTCAATCGTGATCAACTGCACCTGTAGCTGTGGAGATTCTGTATTCATGATGTCCCATCTGCTTAAAACGGCGGCCATTGTACAACACTTAAGAAGAATTGTGCCTTTCCATTGCTGAATTTTTTGATTATTGCTATATTTCACCAGCGATTAGGGATAAGCCGTGAATAAAGTGTTCACAAGATCCCAGTCCCAAGTGAAAAGCTTTATAGATTAAAAAAGATTTTCTTGATAGCAACTCATTGATTTGCAAATCGTATACTGAGTAAAAATACCACAAATGCGTTTTTTACGATTAAATCGAGAATCTAACCTTACTTTGACTAGGTTTATCTAAAGTTTTTCTCACCGATTTCGAAATATATTTTAACTTGTCGTCAGACAAACCGATTCGACTTGGGCATTACCGGAACGAAATGAAAGAATTTATGGGGTTGGTTGATGTTTTACAACGAATTCCTTGTTTTTGTAATCATTAAAAAATAAGCCATAAATAGGATGCGACACGCAGCGACTGCGTCTAACAGTAATGCGCACCTTGCCTAGCCACCAGCCGTGAGGCTTCGTTGACCTACTGCTAGGCCCGTAATGCAGCGAAACGCGATTGTTTGATGACCTCCATTTAAAGAAGAATGACGTCATCATGAAACGTATGTTAATCAATGCAACTCAATCAGAAGAGTTGCGTGTTGCCCTGGTTGACGGGCAACAACTGTACGATCTGGATATTGAAAGTCCTGGTCACGAACAAAAAAAATCCAACATTTACAAGGGTAAAATTACCCGCGTAGAACCTTCTTTAGAAGCCGCTTTCGTTGATTATGGTGCCGAGCGCCACGGCTTTTTACCGCTAAAAGAAATCGCCAGAGAATACTTCCCTAAAGGTTATTCTTTCCAAGGTCGCCCAAACATCAAAGAAGTCGTCAGTGAAGGACAAGAAGTTATTGTTCAGATTGACAAAGAAGAGCGCGGCAACAAAGGTGCGGCACTGACGACCTTTATCAGCCTAGCAGGTTCTTACTTAGTCTTGATGCCAAATAACCCTCGTGCTGGCGGTATTTCTCGCCGTATCGAAGGTGACGAGCGCACCGAATTAAAAGAAGCCATGGCCGATTTAGAAGTCCCAGCGGGTATGGGCCTTATCGTTCGTACCGCGGGTGTTGGCAAAGAATCGACTGAACTGAAATGGGACTTAAAAGTTCTACAGCACCACTGGGCTGCGATTACCGAAGCCGCGCAAAGCAAACCCGCGCCGTTCTTAATTCACCAAGAAAGTAACGTGATTGTTCGTGCAATTCGTGACTATCTGCGCCGCGATGTGGGCGAGATTTTGATCGACCACCCACGTATTTTTGAAGAAGCCAAACAGCATATCGCACTGGTACGCCCTGATTTTGTTGAGCGTGTAAAACTCTACGAAGCCGAAGTGCCATTGTTCACTCACTTCCAAATCGAGTCGCAAATCGAATCGGCATTCCAACGTGAAGTGCGTCTGCCATCGGGCGGTTCGATTGTTATCGACCCAACTGAAGCATTAACCTCAATC comes from the Shewanella mangrovisoli genome and includes:
- the rluC gene encoding 23S rRNA pseudouridine(955/2504/2580) synthase RluC produces the protein MNTESPQLQVQLITIDEDHLDQRIDNFLITVLKGVPKSMIYRIVRKGEVRVNKKRIKPEYKLQIGDVVRVPPVRMAEQDNRTAPSANLSRVSQLEDRILHEDNHLIVLNKPAGIAVHGGSGVDYGVIEALRSLRPQQKFLELVHRLDKDTSGVLLVAKKRSALKHMHDQLRYKKMQKDYLALVKGEWSAQDKVVKQPLLKLTLKSGERIVRVNAEGKPSETRFKIVQRYQGCTLVQASPVTGRTHQIRVHCQYMGHPIACDEKYSEQAFDDSMRALGLTRLFLHAAELMFIHPENDEVMRVSAPLDDNLQQLLGKLKRA
- a CDS encoding HAD-IA family hydrolase, with amino-acid sequence MKVSVSHSTPRKYDLVIFDWDGTLMDSIGKIIVCIENMARALALPVPAETDIRNVIGLSMTQALQVLFPEGLTSGKSINAAASATQGNAAQALVGTDDCYIKMRAEFKTQYLNLDTTPTPIFNQAPQLLESLSTAGYQLAVATGKARAGLVRVWEQSSLGHYFIASRCADEAQSKPHPEMILSLLQELGVPPERALMVGDSLLDLTMAANAGIDAVGVTYGAHSGEMLQQANPIALIDSPEKLLLHL